From the genome of Colletotrichum destructivum chromosome 10, complete sequence, one region includes:
- a CDS encoding Putative anthrone oxygenase yields MTDLANHYEDWTRALQLANLLAVAHLAGYQFASDKIALHNVLQLEDKDMVVKHWFRGWDFGRKYGPTMVCGTAGVFGFLAWKDGTASPAFLYNLTASVLSIFVAPYTQFRIFPLNDKLLREYKTCVGKKKTDGTSDGVSLEVVREWAAEWKRLDMHRQLLAYLAAISGLVAVLKT; encoded by the exons ATGACTGACTTGGCCAACCATTACGAAGACTGGACTCGGGCTCTCCAGCTCGCTAACCTACTTGCTGTTGCACATCTTGCCG GCTACCAGTTCGCGTCCGACAAGATTGCCTTGCACAACGTTCTGCAGCTGGAAGACAAAGACATGGTTGTCAAGCATTGGTTCCGCGGTTGGGACTTTGGACGAAAGTACGGTCCCACAATGGTCTGCGGAACGGCTGGGGTATTTGGCTTTCTTGCCTGGAAAG ATGGTACCGCTAGCCCTGCCTTTCTCTACAACCTCACCGCATCGGTCCTCTCGATCTTCGTCGCGCCGTATACCCAGTTCCGAATCTTCCCTCTGAACGACAAGCTGTTGCGAGAATACAAGACATGTgtgggaaaaaagaaaacggaTGGAACCTCTGACGGCGTGAGCTTGGAAGTCGTCCGCGAGTGGGCTGCCGAATGGAAGAGACTGGACATGCACCGGCAGTTGCTGGCATACCTTGCTGCCATCTCGGGCCTGGTTGCGGTGCTAAAGACTTGA